The sequence TCAAGAGGAAACGCCGTATTTGAATAAAATATTTGGGACGCAGTTTCGTTTTTTCTTCCATAGCATGTGGCGGTGTGTATTATAGCGTCTATATTTTTGTTTTCTTCAAAAATTGACGCAAGCGATGTTTTGTCTATGTCATATTGACGGACGGCGGAAAGTTCGTTTTTAATTTTTTGCGTGTTTGAAAAGGTTCGTTTTAGAATTATTATGTTGTGATTTTCGCGCAAAAGAACTTTTAAAATTTCGCTTCCTAAAAAGCCTGTGGCGCCGGTAAGAATTGTTTTCATTTTGAATTCTCACCTTTTAAAATATTGTCAATTGCGGCTGAAAGCGCGTATTGTGTTTTGTAACCCACTTCGTTTATGAGACGCAAGTTGTCGCCTACAATAAAAGGCGGCTGGTTTGACGGTTCGTTTAATATTTTAATTAAATCTTTGCGGTTGAATTTATCGGCTATTGTTAAAGCGTAGTCTGCAAGAGAAATGCCTTTTCCCGTGCATATATTTACTGCGCCTGAAACGCCGCTGTCTAAAAATTTCGCAAACGCAGCGCCGATATCTTTTGAATACATATAATCTTTTACTAAACTTCCGGCGTTTATTATAACTTCTTTATTTTCTTTAATACTTTTTATAATGTGAGCCGTAAGGCGTTTTTCATTTTCTTTATGACCGTAAACGTAAAAAATTCTGCCCCATCCGAAATTAATATTGTTTTGTTTGCAGTAAAGTTCTGAAAGTTCGCGCAAATAATTTTTACATTTTGCATAAACGGTTTCAGGGTTTAAATCGTCGGTTTCTTTAAGCGGGGAATTTTTAAATTTATATTCAAAACAAGTGCCTGAAAAAACGGCGCGTTTGCCGCCGTTAGCGGCAAAGTGTTTTAACAGCTCAAGTCCGGCTTTTAAAAAATCAAAGTTTATATTTGAGGAAAGATAATCTCCGACGGTAGCCCATGCGAAATTTAAAAGATATTCCGGTTTTACTTTTTCAAAAACGGATTTTATTTGCGCATAGTTAAAAATATTACACTCTATCCAATTTACGCCGTTGTCGGGATTATTTTTGTCTATATTGAGCGCGTAAATGTCAAAGCCTGATTTTTTAAGAGGCTCTATAACTTCTTTGCCTATAAGTCCGGTAGCGCCGGTAAGTATTACTTTTTTAGTTACCATATTTTCCACGGGGCTTTTCCGCTTGTCCATAGTTGTTCAAGCTGGTGCTTATCTCTTTGAGTGTCCATGCACTGCCAGAAGCCGTAGTGCTTGTATGCGGCAAGCTGATTGTGTTTTGCAAGTTTTTCAAGCGGGTCGCGTTCTAAAATTGTGGAATCATCTTTTAACAGTGAAAATATTTCCGGCTCTAAAACCATAAATCCGCCGTTAACCCAGCCGCCGTCTTCTTTTTTCTTTTCTTCAAAACTTTCTATAAGATTATTGTTGTTTATGTTTAAAACGCCGAAACGTCCGCCGGGTTGAATTGCCGTAAGCGTGGCTGTTTTTTTATTTATATTGTGAAACTCTACAAGCTTGTTTATGTCTAAATCGCAAACGCCGTCGCCGTAAGTCATAAGGAAACGCTCGCCTTCTAAATATTTTTCAACTCTTTTTATTCTTCCGCCGGTCATTGTGTTAAGACCCGTATCTACAAGAGTTACTTTCCACGGCTCTGCCGCGTTGTTGTGAATTGTAATTTTATTTTTTGCGGAAAAATCAAAAGTTACGTCGGAACGGTGCAGATAGTAGTTTGAAAAATATTCTTTTATGAGAAAACTTTTATAGCCGCAGCAAATAATAAAATCGTTAAATCCGAAATGAGAGTAGTATTTCATTATGTGCACAAGTATCGGAAACTCGCCTATCTCAATCATAGGTTTTGGTTTTAAGTAGCTTTCTTCGCTTATTCTTGTTCCGTAACCGCCGGCCAGAATTACCACTTTCATATTTAACCTCTTTGGCGTTTGTCTTTTGGATTTATGCTCTTTATTTGCCGTTGTATGAAAACTTCGTCGCGGCAAACCTTGCTTAAATCCAAAGTACTGCACGCTTATATTTATTGAAATAAAAAAATAACGCCTATAATAATATAAGCGTTATTTTATCAATTTATAATGATTTTTTAAAGAGTTTTACTTGTCTAATTCTATTAAAAGAGGAACTTCGCCGCAATCCGGAAACAGGTGGCAGTTTATGCACTCGCTCCAAATTTTGTGAGGGAGAATTTCTTTGGGTATAACTTTATATCCGAGCTTTATAAAAAATTCAGGTTTAAAACTTAAAGCAAAAACTTTATTTATGCCCAAGGCTTGCGCGTTTTTTTCAAGAGTGCGCACTATTTTTTTGCCTATGCCCTGCTTTGCGTATTGAGGGCTTACCGCCAATGCTTTGACTTCCGCAAGGT is a genomic window of Endomicrobium proavitum containing:
- a CDS encoding NAD-dependent epimerase/dehydratase family protein — translated: MVTKKVILTGATGLIGKEVIEPLKKSGFDIYALNIDKNNPDNGVNWIECNIFNYAQIKSVFEKVKPEYLLNFAWATVGDYLSSNINFDFLKAGLELLKHFAANGGKRAVFSGTCFEYKFKNSPLKETDDLNPETVYAKCKNYLRELSELYCKQNNINFGWGRIFYVYGHKENEKRLTAHIIKSIKENKEVIINAGSLVKDYMYSKDIGAAFAKFLDSGVSGAVNICTGKGISLADYALTIADKFNRKDLIKILNEPSNQPPFIVGDNLRLINEVGYKTQYALSAAIDNILKGENSK
- the rfbF gene encoding glucose-1-phosphate cytidylyltransferase, encoding MKVVILAGGYGTRISEESYLKPKPMIEIGEFPILVHIMKYYSHFGFNDFIICCGYKSFLIKEYFSNYYLHRSDVTFDFSAKNKITIHNNAAEPWKVTLVDTGLNTMTGGRIKRVEKYLEGERFLMTYGDGVCDLDINKLVEFHNINKKTATLTAIQPGGRFGVLNINNNNLIESFEEKKKEDGGWVNGGFMVLEPEIFSLLKDDSTILERDPLEKLAKHNQLAAYKHYGFWQCMDTQRDKHQLEQLWTSGKAPWKIW
- a CDS encoding N-acetyltransferase, with the protein product MKIRSAKVLDVKSIHKLVEFYANNKEMLHRSLNAIYENIQEYIVVENENGIIGCGALHVSWEDLAEVKALAVSPQYAKQGIGKKIVRTLEKNAQALGINKVFALSFKPEFFIKLGYKVIPKEILPHKIWSECINCHLFPDCGEVPLLIELDK